In a single window of the Candidatus Tisiphia endosymbiont of Nemotelus nigrinus genome:
- a CDS encoding DUF2608 domain-containing protein — MNMLCYFQEKLPQNYRAMMTKENTLKLYASALKNIKLFKKSIAYILDLLHKSKIVEGFLGETKPSTAAYTDVREERRRVSTTESPTRLTYAASLLLLLPLIAHGKIFNTDSLEQINKEYEELCNNYSPNDILLVLGRDKVIFKSFFPSIDQLNKNELSKLSELFKLIRPSKEAYIDTILFTEYKNELLDSNLPKFIKDVMDKGSPVIVNDHSLTGDFNNIKKLEIWKADYLKKFNIDLSNSFPQHNYLIFNNMEPFDNTYPTFYQGILSSNNNPSFRLILNFLIQVKFMPKVLIMVDENSSELTAMENQLRNYDNDVMFIGYNYRLSDTKESIFSSHDFVKLFKELINKINAAKRNNAKIKAKNQKSINPYDNKK, encoded by the coding sequence ATGAATATGCTATGCTACTTCCAAGAGAAGCTACCACAAAACTATAGGGCTATGATGACTAAAGAAAATACATTAAAGCTATACGCCTCTGCTTTAAAGAATATAAAATTATTCAAGAAGTCTATTGCTTACATACTAGACTTGCTGCATAAATCAAAGATAGTTGAGGGATTTTTAGGAGAAACGAAGCCGAGTACCGCAGCGTACACAGACGTACGTGAGGAGCGGAGGCGAGTTTCGACGACAGAATCACCAACTAGATTGACTTATGCAGCAAGTCTACTATTACTATTGCCCTTAATAGCACATGGCAAGATTTTCAATACTGATAGTTTGGAGCAAATAAATAAGGAATATGAAGAATTATGCAATAATTATTCCCCCAATGATATCCTACTGGTTTTGGGAAGAGACAAAGTTATATTCAAATCATTTTTTCCATCAATCGACCAATTGAATAAAAATGAATTATCAAAGCTATCTGAATTATTTAAATTAATTAGACCATCAAAAGAAGCCTATATTGATACAATATTATTTACAGAATATAAAAACGAGTTGTTAGATAGCAATCTGCCTAAATTTATAAAAGATGTAATGGATAAAGGCAGTCCAGTAATTGTTAATGACCATAGTTTAACTGGTGACTTTAACAATATAAAGAAACTAGAAATATGGAAGGCTGATTATTTGAAGAAATTTAATATTGATTTGTCTAATAGTTTCCCTCAACATAACTATCTTATTTTTAATAATATGGAGCCTTTTGATAATACTTATCCGACATTTTATCAAGGTATATTGAGTAGCAATAATAATCCTTCATTTAGGTTAATATTAAATTTCTTAATACAAGTGAAATTTATGCCAAAAGTTCTGATAATGGTTGATGAAAATTCCAGTGAGTTGACTGCAATGGAAAATCAACTGAGAAATTATGACAATGATGTGATGTTTATTGGTTATAATTATCGATTATCTGACACAAAAGAATCAATATTCAGCTCTCATGATTTTGTAAAATTATTTAAGGAGTTGATTAATAAGATAAATGCAGCAAAAAGAAACAATGCTAAAATTAAAGCTAAGAATCAAAAAAGTATAAATCCGTATGACAATAAAAAATAA
- a CDS encoding UvrD-helicase domain-containing protein has protein sequence MYSILYYYNLNYNGLEAKFDKVIKFLQEGDFKSAEVKKLKPTDYFRARLDITNRVLFKPIRHNNQYYLLILEIIRNHDYSKSRFLKGGAIIEEDVEFKSLEVADLELLNGSPTNTSPVRLLNKFIIFDKQQEDILHCNLPLLIIGSAGSGKTSVTLEKLKELEGRILYISLSSYLVHNSQKLYFSYNYSNSKQDLDFLSFREFLETIEIPEGQPVNENIFLSWFTKQKFSGSIGDGRKLFEEFIGVIAGSSNDRAYLTKEEYLNLGIKQSIFSQEQRHDIYDLFQKYTKFLEQENYYDSNIIAYNYLNLVEATYDAIVVDEVQDFTNSQLSLILKSLKDKRQFLLCGDANQIVHPNFFSWSKLKSFFYSDTELNATSITRILVANYRNSLEVTELANRVLRFKNYRFGSIDKESHYLIDSTSEKHGSVSCLEATPSIIKEVNTRTSRSTSYAILVLYEHCKQKVRKVFNTPLIFTIQEAKGLEYENIILYDFISSEQTYTVISKDMDQSFLDTDFRYSRTKEKTDKSLEIYKFYINSLYVAITRSICNVYMIESNPTHKLLRLLDINQIKEVTIEAKESSREEWQKEASKLIIQGKEEQAKAIEDSILQHKVIPWEIIDNQQLVQLQDAVLVQKTANKKDIIKLLNYAIIYSDAIIIKGLQGIGVKAANNIAKCITLMQDEYFIDYIYKNANAVLQKVDQFGIDYRNEFNFTPLMCAAYVGKKLHIETLISLGASVDATDNNRRNAFMIGISKALSDIKYCTGLFPDIYEYLKPDALIVKINNKLVKIESYKSEYFLLYLLLTKIRNITHVKDEHHVVFRSGTIGDMLKNMPENIVPKQRKSVEYIRSILARNEVNSKYPYNKHLFTRIQIGVYTLNKELQIKLNDNWQMLY, from the coding sequence GTGTACTCTATACTTTATTATTATAATTTAAATTATAACGGTCTTGAGGCAAAATTTGATAAAGTTATTAAATTCTTGCAGGAAGGCGATTTTAAATCAGCAGAAGTTAAAAAGCTAAAACCTACTGATTATTTCAGAGCTAGACTGGATATAACTAATAGAGTATTGTTTAAACCTATAAGGCATAATAATCAATATTACTTACTTATTTTAGAAATAATTCGAAATCATGATTATAGTAAATCGAGATTTTTAAAAGGGGGAGCAATAATTGAAGAAGATGTTGAATTTAAGTCACTAGAAGTAGCTGACCTTGAATTATTGAATGGTAGCCCTACAAACACCTCACCTGTTCGTTTGTTGAATAAGTTTATTATCTTTGATAAACAGCAAGAAGATATATTACATTGTAATCTACCGTTGCTTATTATTGGATCTGCTGGTAGCGGGAAAACCTCAGTAACTTTAGAAAAGCTTAAGGAGCTTGAAGGAAGAATTCTTTATATAAGTTTATCGAGCTATCTTGTTCACAATTCACAAAAATTATATTTTTCGTATAATTATAGTAATAGTAAACAGGATCTTGATTTTTTATCTTTTCGTGAGTTTTTGGAAACTATAGAAATTCCTGAAGGGCAACCAGTTAATGAAAATATATTTTTATCATGGTTTACCAAGCAAAAATTTTCTGGATCTATAGGAGATGGGCGTAAGCTATTTGAAGAATTTATAGGTGTAATAGCTGGTTCTTCTAATGATAGGGCTTATTTAACTAAAGAAGAATACCTAAATTTAGGAATAAAACAATCTATCTTTTCCCAAGAACAACGACATGATATTTATGATCTTTTCCAAAAATATACTAAATTCTTAGAGCAAGAAAACTATTATGATAGTAATATTATTGCTTATAACTATCTTAATTTAGTTGAAGCTACTTATGATGCAATTGTTGTCGATGAAGTGCAAGATTTTACTAATAGCCAATTATCTTTAATATTAAAAAGTTTAAAAGATAAGAGACAATTTTTGTTATGTGGGGATGCTAATCAAATAGTCCATCCCAATTTTTTCTCTTGGTCTAAGCTAAAATCTTTTTTTTATAGTGATACAGAGTTAAATGCCACTAGTATCACCAGAATTCTTGTAGCAAATTATCGTAATAGCTTAGAAGTTACTGAATTGGCTAACCGGGTGCTACGCTTTAAGAATTATCGTTTTGGCTCAATTGATAAAGAAAGCCATTATCTCATAGACAGTACTTCGGAAAAACATGGTAGTGTTAGTTGTTTAGAAGCCACGCCAAGCATTATCAAAGAGGTAAATACCCGAACATCTAGATCAACAAGTTATGCTATTTTAGTATTGTATGAACATTGCAAGCAGAAGGTCAGAAAAGTCTTTAATACACCTCTGATATTTACTATCCAAGAAGCAAAGGGTTTAGAATATGAAAATATAATTCTTTATGATTTTATATCTTCTGAACAAACTTATACTGTTATTAGTAAGGATATGGATCAATCATTCCTTGATACAGATTTTAGATATTCTCGGACAAAAGAAAAAACAGATAAATCCCTAGAAATATACAAGTTTTATATAAATTCTTTGTATGTTGCAATCACTCGGTCTATTTGCAATGTTTATATGATAGAATCTAATCCAACTCATAAATTATTGAGGTTGTTAGATATTAATCAAATTAAGGAAGTAACTATTGAAGCTAAAGAGTCTTCTAGAGAAGAGTGGCAAAAGGAAGCAAGTAAGTTAATAATACAAGGTAAAGAAGAGCAGGCTAAAGCCATTGAAGATAGTATATTGCAACACAAAGTAATTCCATGGGAAATTATTGATAATCAACAATTAGTGCAATTGCAGGATGCTGTATTAGTGCAAAAGACTGCTAATAAAAAGGATATAATTAAATTGCTAAATTATGCAATAATCTATTCTGATGCTATTATAATAAAAGGACTGCAAGGTATCGGAGTGAAGGCTGCCAATAATATTGCCAAATGTATTACTTTAATGCAGGATGAATATTTCATTGATTATATCTATAAAAATGCTAATGCTGTGTTACAAAAGGTTGATCAATTTGGTATTGATTATAGAAATGAGTTCAATTTTACCCCTTTAATGTGTGCTGCATATGTTGGTAAAAAGCTACATATAGAAACCCTAATTTCTTTAGGGGCGTCAGTAGATGCAACTGACAATAACCGTCGCAATGCCTTTATGATTGGTATATCTAAGGCATTATCTGACATAAAATATTGTACCGGACTATTCCCAGATATCTATGAATATTTGAAACCAGATGCACTTATAGTAAAAATAAATAATAAGCTAGTTAAGATTGAATCATATAAATCTGAATATTTTTTGCTTTATCTTTTGTTAACAAAAATAAGGAATATCACCCACGTCAAGGACGAGCATCATGTGGTATTTAGATCTGGCACTATTGGTGATATGTTGAAGAATATGCCAGAAAATATTGTACCTAAACAACGTAAAAGTGTTGAATATATAAGGAGTATACTCGCACGCAATGAGGTAAATAGTAAGTATCCTTATAATAAGCATCTATTTACTAGAATACAAATAGGAGTGTATACTCTTAATAAGGAATTACAGATAAAACTTAATGATAATTGGCAAATGTTATATTAG
- a CDS encoding YaaA family protein, which translates to MLSIISPAKTQDFTSEIFGVPSVQPHFLTKTQYLLQICKSLSQNQIKQLMGVSDKLAELNYHRFKDFDNQPQKQAIFAYDGDVYHNIDRQNFTEKQWDFLQGHTLIISGLYGALRVLDKIKPYRLEMATKLPNFGKLSNFWQDDITNYVNQILSTHQNKYLINLASNEYSCVINQNNLKYPIINIYFKEKRNNKLQIIAINSKKARGSMFNFIAENLIDLPEKLKHFSKQNYQYSETESSNKDWVFVKNS; encoded by the coding sequence ATGCTTAGTATAATCTCACCAGCTAAAACTCAAGATTTTACTTCTGAAATATTTGGAGTACCATCGGTGCAACCCCATTTCCTTACTAAAACACAATATCTTTTACAAATATGTAAAAGTTTGTCGCAAAATCAGATCAAGCAGCTAATGGGGGTTAGTGATAAACTGGCTGAGCTTAATTATCATAGATTTAAGGATTTTGATAACCAGCCTCAAAAACAAGCAATATTTGCCTATGATGGGGATGTGTATCATAATATTGATAGGCAGAACTTTACTGAAAAGCAGTGGGATTTCTTGCAAGGACACACCTTAATTATATCAGGTTTATACGGCGCACTAAGAGTTTTAGATAAAATAAAACCTTATCGACTAGAAATGGCAACAAAATTGCCAAATTTTGGAAAATTATCAAATTTCTGGCAAGACGATATCACCAATTATGTAAACCAAATATTATCAACTCACCAAAATAAATATCTAATCAACCTAGCATCTAATGAATATTCCTGCGTCATTAATCAAAATAATCTTAAATATCCAATAATTAATATATATTTTAAAGAAAAAAGAAATAATAAATTACAAATAATAGCAATAAACTCCAAAAAAGCTAGGGGCAGCATGTTTAATTTTATTGCAGAAAATCTTATAGACCTACCTGAAAAATTAAAACACTTCTCTAAACAAAACTATCAATATAGTGAAACTGAATCTTCCAATAAAGATTGGGTATTTGTTAAAAATTCATAA